One part of the Lycium ferocissimum isolate CSIRO_LF1 unplaced genomic scaffold, AGI_CSIRO_Lferr_CH_V1 ctg15639, whole genome shotgun sequence genome encodes these proteins:
- the LOC132042494 gene encoding ribulose bisphosphate carboxylase large chain-like: MSPQTETKASVGFKAGVKEYKLTYYTPEYQTKDTDILAAFRVTPQPGVPPEEAGAAVAAESSTGTWTTVWTDGLTSLDRYKGRCYRIERVVGEKDQYIAYVAYPLDLFEEGSVTNMFTSIVGNVFGFKALRALRLEDLRIPTAYVKTFQGPPHGIQVERDKLNKYGRPLLGCTIKPKLGLSAKNYGRAVYECLRGGLDFTKDDENVNSQPFMRWRDRFLFCAEALYKAQAETGEIKGHYLNATAGTCEEMIIFSISLA, from the coding sequence ATGTCACCACAAACAGAGACTAAAGCAAGTGTTGGATTCAAAGCTGGTGTTAAAGAGTACAAATTGACTTATTATACTCCTGAGTACCAAACCAAGGATACTGATATATTGGCAGCATTCCGAGTAACTCCTCAACCTGGAGTTCCACCTGAAGAAGCAGGGGCCGCGGTAGCTGCGGAATCTTCTACTGGTACATGGACAACTGTATGGACCGATGGACTTACCAGCCTTGATCGTTACAAAGGGCGATGCTACCGCATCGAGCGTGTTGTTGGAGAAAAAGATCAATATATTGCTTATGTAGCTTACCCTTTAGACCTTTTTGAAGAAGGTTCTGTTACCAACATGTTTACTTCCATTGTAGGTAATGTATTTGGGTTCAAAGCCCTGCGCGCTCTACGTCTGGAAGATCTGCGAATCCCTACTGCTTATGTTAAAACTTTCCAAGGTCCGCCTCATGGGATCCAAGTTGAAAGAGATAAATTGAACAAGTATGGTCGTCCCCTGTTGGGATGTACTATTAAACCTAAATTGGGGTTATCCGCTAAAAACTACGGTAGAGCTGTTTATGAATGTCTTCGCGGTGGACTTGATTTTACCAAAGATGATGAGAACGTGAACTCACAACCATTTATGCGTTGGAGAGATCGTTTCTTATTTTGTGCCGAAGCACTTTATAAAGCACAGGCTGAAACAGGTGAAATCAAAGGGCATTACTTGAATGCTACTGCAGGTACATGCGAAGAGATGATTATCTTTAGCATTTCTCTTGCTTAA